A stretch of DNA from Streptomyces rubradiris:
CCGAACTGTCATCCGGCCCGAGCGTGGTGGAGTACCTGCACACGGGTTCCGGCGAGGGCGTCGTCCTCGTCCACGGCACCGGGGCCACCCCGGACGGCAACTTCGGCCACCTGATCGACGAGCTGCGCCCCCGCCACACGGTGGTGGCTCCCTTCCTGTCCGGCGCGGGCACGACCACGGACAGCGGGGCGCCGCTGACGGTCGACGACCTCGCCCGCCAGGTGATCGCCGCCGCCGACGACGCGGGCCTGACGGAGTTCCACCTGGTGGGGCACTCGCTCGGGGCCTGTGTGGCAGCGGCGGTGGCAGCCCGGTCCGGCGACCGCGTCCGCTCGCTGGTGCTGCACGCGGGATGGGCGACGAGCGACACCAGGCTGGCGGCCCAGTTCGCCCTGTGGCGGCGGCTGCTGGCGGCGGACACCGAGCTGCTGGCCCGCCTGGTCCTGCTGACCGCCTTCCGGGCCACGGCCCCGCACTTCAAGGACGCGGCGGCGTTCGAGCGCGAGGTCGCGGCCTTCGCCGCGATGTTCCGGCCGGAGGGCACGGCCCGGCACCTGCTGCTGGACGAGGAGGTCGACATCGCGCGGCTGCTGCCCCGGGTCACGGCGCCCTCGCTCGTCGTCGCGGGCACCGACGACACGGTGGTCCCGCCGTACCACCAGGAGCGGATGGCCGAGCTCATCCCCGGCGCCCGGCTGACCCACGTGGCCGCCGGGCACGCCTTCCCCTTCGAGTCGCCGGAGTCGTTCGCCGGGCTGGTGACCGAGTTCATCGCGAGCCGGCGCCCGGAGCGGACGCCGGGCCCGCGGCAGCCGGACCCCGCGCTGCCGTCCTGACCGCCGCGGACGCCGCGTCAGGACGCACGCGGGACCTCGTCCGGCCCGGTGACCGCCACCTCGGACTCCAGCCGGTCGGCGAACCGGCGCAGCGAGTCGGCGTAGGCACGGGCGGCGGCGGACAGCAGCGGGGCGCAATGGCCCGGAACGCTGTGCAGGATCCGCTGCTGCTGGGTCGCCAGGGGCACTTGGGGCTCCAGCATGCGCAACAGGAACCGGCCCACCTCGGTGAACCGCAGGGACGGGTCCTGGCGCAGCGCGCGGAGGGCGGCCTGGAAGTCGGCGTGCTTCTCGGCGGGGACGTCGTCCGGCGGCTTCCGCGCCTCGGCGCTCCGCAGGGGCGCTGGGGCCGCCACCGGCGCCGGCCGCCGGCCGCGCTGGCGGGCCGGCACCGGGTCCTCGCCCCGGTTCAGCCGGGCGCGCACGTCCCGCACCGTCCCGGGGGACACGCCGGCCTGCCCGGCGATGGTCCGCAGCGAGGCGTCCGGCTGTTCGCGCAGCAGCCGGGCCGCGAGTTCCCTGCCGCGGCGCGGATCGACGGGGCGGGCGCGGTCGTCGCGGCCCACCCGCACCGCGGGGCGGTCCCCGGCCGGGGCCCGCGTGGCCCGCAGTTCGGCCACCACGCGGGCCGACAGACCCGCGACCGCGGCGATGCGGCGGTCGGACCAGGCGGGCCTGGACCGAAGGATGCGCAGGGCGGCCGTACGGCGCTCGGCGAGCGACAGCGGAAGGCCGTGCGCGGTGTTGGCGTGGACGGCGTAGACGTACGCCTCGTCGGGTCCGCCGTCGAAGTAGCGGACGGCGATGGTCCGGTCGCCCCTGCGCAGGGCGGCCTCCAGGCGGTGCAGTCCGTCGATGACCTGACCCGTCGCCGCGTGGACGACGACCGGCGGGTAGGGGTCGTCCAGGGCGGCCAGCGTCTCCACGTGGCCGGGGTCGAGGCAGCGTCTGGGGGAGGCGGCCGGGCGCAGGCGGCCGACCGCCACCTCTTCGACGCGGCCGCCCAGTCCGCGTCTCACCTCCGCGGCGACGGACGATGCCGACTCGGCGCGGTGTGGAGCGGGTCCGGCCTCGGGTAAGGAGCCCTTCCCCGCTGAGGAGACCTTTTCTGCGTCGGCGGTGTGCACGTTTCCCCCTTGTGCTCGGCCCCGCGGGACGGCGGCGCGCCGCTCGGCCTCGCCGATCGCGGCCTCGCGGCCGGCGCGCTCCCGCACGTCCGGTGAGCCCTTGCTGTTGTTTTCGCGTAGCGAGGGCGTAAACCAAGTGTTTCCGGTATGTTGAAATGCAGCTCGCAATCAGCGTGCTCAATTCTGCATTGCGCTACAACGCTAGCACGTTGCCCCTCATGTGGGACGGTGCCCAATCACGAAGAGGAAGATTCGGCATGGTGGAAACCGACTCCACACGCCCGCATCGCGTGCAGTCCGTTGCCCGCGCCTTCGCCCTGCTGGAAGCCGTCGGCGCCGCCGCCGACGGGGTTCGCCTGAGCGACGCGGCCGAGTCCGTCGGACTGTCCCGCAGTACCGCCCACAACCTGCTGGCCACGCTGGAGTCGCTCGGCTACGTGACACAGCGTTCCTCGGCGGGGCGGTACATCCTCACGGAACGCCTGACCGAACTCGCCCGCGGCTCCGTCGGCAGCGACGACGCGCTGCGCGACATGATCCATCCGGTGCTCGACAAGCTGGCCTCGATCAGCACCGAGACCTGCTATCTCGCCGTCCCCGCACTGCGGGACTACGTCTACATCGACACCGTGGAGTCCTCCCAGCCGCTGAAGCTGGCCGTACCCGTCGGCGGGCACGACCCCTTCTTCGGCACCGCCATCGGGCACGTCCTGCTCGCCTTCCGGCCGGCCACCGCCGAGCGCCTCGCGCGTGAGCAGCCGGAGGAGTGGGCCCGCTGGCAGGAGCACGTCGCCGCCGTCCACGAACTCGGCTACGCCGTCGACATGGAGGACTACCAGCCCGGGCTGTGCTGCGCCGCAGTGCCGGTGCGCCGGCACGGCCGCGTCGTGGCCGCCCTCGGGGTGTCCGGCCCGGCGTCCCGGTTGCCGCAGGACCGGCTGCGCGAGCTGGCGATCACCGCGTCCCACCTGCTGAGGACGGAAGGCATCGGCTGACCCGGGCCACCCCGCGGCGCGCCGCGCCGGCCCGGCCGGCGCGCCGTGCGGTCGTGCGCAGCCAGGCGGTGATCCAGCCCGTCTGCATCGCGGCGTCGAGGAGGTACGTCGGGCGGATGCGTCCCCGGGGCACGTAGACGAGATCGACGGCCAGCAGGGTCAGCGCCGTGCCCAGGCCGATGCGGCGGGCGTGGGCCGGCCCGCCGGGGTCGGCCGCCGCCGCCAGCTGGGCGAGGCCGGAGCCGGCCAGCAGCCCGCCCGTCGTCATCTGGAGCCACACATCGGTCTTCGGCCCGAAGACCCACTCGAAGCTGCGCAGGTGCACCAGCGGCCACAGCCCGCCCACCACGTTGAAGGCGCCGTGCGCCACCGCCACACCGCGCCCGGCCTCCCGGTCCTGCGTCCTGGCCATGCGAGCCTCCCTTCACGGGGCGGGGCGGGTACCCCGGCCGGCGCCGCTCACCCGGCCCCGAGCCGCACCGTCGTGGTGACCCGGGTGAGCGACGGCCGTCTCGGCACCGAACCGAAACCGAAGCGGACGGGCGGGTCGACCGGGGCCGGCGCACCGAGGTCGGCGCCGTCGAAGGACGCGGCGAGCGCGCGGACCGCGCGCAGGTCCCGTGCGCCGTACCACTCGCGACGGCCCGCCCCGGCGCTGCCCCGGGTGCGGACGCCGGGCAGCAGCAGCCGGGCCGGGCCGTCGGTGAGCGCGCTCCACGCGGGACGGCGGGCGAGCGCGGCGGGTACGGCGCGCAGCAGCAGGCCCAGCGGCCGGCGCCGTCCGCTGACGAACCGCAGCCGGAGCGGGCCCGCCACGACGGTCCAGACGCCGTCCGCCACGCCGACGCGCACCGGTACGACGCGTACGGTGTCGAAGACGTAGGTGCCGGCGATGAACTCCGCCGTCTCCCGCGTGGGCGCGAGCAGCAGCCGTTCGCCGTCCGGGTGCTCCAGCATCACGTCGCTGAACGCGCCGAACGGCGACCGCTGCCAGTGGCCGAGCACGACCCGGGTGCCGGAGGCCGTGCCCAGACCCGCGATCCAGCCCTCGAAGCGGAGCGTCCGCCGGCGCCGGGCGGCTCCCCCGGTACCGGTCCGCCCGCGCTCAGGGCGTCCGCGCGCAGGGCACCGAGACGCCCATCCGCACATGCCTGACTCCGTCCGAGAAGTGCGCGACGGGCTCACCGGCGGGGGCCGGCAGACCCGCCTCTGCGGTCAGGGTCTCCTCCAGTTCCTCGACGGTGGCGCCGGCCAGCGGCCAGGGCTCGTGTTCCACGGGCGTCTCCCACAGCAGGCCGAGCCGCCGGGTGTACGCCCGCCAGCGCGAGGTCAGCCAGACGTCCCGCTCGGTGGGCCGCTCCAGCGGGGCACCGGGGCGGACCACCAGCCGGTACGAGGCGCGGCCCGGACGCCTGCGGCCGAAGTAGCGGACGGTCTCCCCGCTCCGGGCGACCTCCAGGACGCCGGGGTGGTACGGCGCGCCGATCGCCCGCGCCCCCAGCATCACCGGGCAGGCGACCTCCAGGGAGAAGAACCACAGCCCGTCCCGGCCGCCCGGGCGGCGGACGTAGGTCCGCAGGTTGGTCTCCGGGAAGGCGGGGAGTCCGGGCAGCGCGGACGGTACGCCGGGCGGGCGCACGTCCGTCATCACGAACGGGGTGAACCCCACCCAGGCGCTGCCCTCGTACTCCTCCACCACCAAGGGCTCCGGCACCAGCGCCCGCACCGCCTGGACCGGATACGCCCAGTGGACGAACGTCTGCGTCATCCAGCCCGCGCACAGCGCGGGCAGCCGCACCCGCTGTTCCGCTCCGTACGCCGCCACGCGGCCCGGGTCCCCCGCCCACCCGGGCGGAAACGGAAAGGGCCGGGCGGACCGGACCCGGCCGGGGCGAACGGCCCAGTGGCTCGCACGAAGGGAGGAAGGCTCCGGCCGTCCGGGCGCGGGCGGTGGCCGGGCGGGTGGCGCGGCCGAACCATGAGCGGTGTGCCCCGGCGCCCGCATCCGGTACGGCGACGGGGGCACCTCCCGCCCCGAACCGTCACAGGAGTGGCCCCCATGACCTTCAACCCCCTGGAACAGCGGGGCATCCCGCTGGACCGTCAGCTGCGCAACTGGCGCGAGCTCGACGTGCAGCCGATCGACCCCGACCGCTGCGACCCCTACACCCGGTGCCGTGTCATCACCATGAACGGCATCGAGGTGGAGGCGATCCTCTTCAGCCACCAGCTCGCCCGCAACACCGCCGACCCGGAGGTGAAGCGGCAGCTGGCCCGCACCCGCTACATCGAGGCCCAGCAGCAGAAGGTCGTCAACTGGCTGCTGCCCGGCGTGTCCTCGGTGCTGGAGACCACCATCGCCTACGAGCAGGTCGCGGTGGACCTGACGGCGTGGGTGGCGCGGATGGAGCCGGACCCGTATCTGAAGCAGGCGTACGAGTTCGGGGTCCTGGAGGACTTCGACCACCTGTACCGGTACGCCAACCTGTACGAGATGATCGAGCACCGCAAGGCCGAGTCGATCGTCGACAACCTCACCGAGGTCATGCCGGGCCGGCCCACGAAGTTCCATCACCGCGACCCGTACGACAACGTCCGCGACCCCTACGACAAGGCGGCCACGAGCCCGCTGTCGAAGCTGCACGCGCTGACGGTCATGTCCGCCGAGCAGCAGACCATGAACTTCTACATGAACACCGGCCCCACCTACATGGAGCCGATCGCCCGCCAGCTGTACCAGGAGATCGGGCTGATCGAGGAGGAGCACGTCACCCACTACGAGTCCCTGGTGGACCCCGGGGAGACCTGGTGGGAGCAGCTGGTCAACCACGAGTACAACGAGTGCTACCTCTACTACTCCTTCATGGAGCAGGAGAGCGATCCCAAGGTCAAGGCGGTCTGGGAGCTGCACCTGAACATGGAGCTGGAGCACCTGCACACGGCCTGCGACCTGATGCGCCGCTACGACGGCCGGGAGCCGCAGGAGGTCCTCGCGCCCGAGCTGCCGCCCGTGCTCACCTTCGAGCCGAACAAGCAGTACCTGCGGAACCTGCTCGACACCCAGATGGACCTGACCACGCTCGGCGCCGGTTACGTGCGCGAGGCGCACGAGCGGTTCGAGAAGATGCAGGAGCGGATCCACGGCGGCGAGCAGCCGCCGAGCGAGCGGGTCATGGCGGAGCACGACCAGATGTTCGGCCGCGAGTACCGCGTGGAGTCCGAGGGCGAGCACCCCGACCCCCGTATGCGCGAGAAGTGAGGGAGCCGACATGTCCGAGCTGCACACGCCGCAGGCCGGTGCCGACGGGGCGAAGGACACGGACGTGGTGGCGCTGCTGATGCGCCAGCACGGTGACATCCGCAACCTCTTCGACGAGGTCGAAGCCGCCACCGGGGACGAGCGGCGCGCTGCGTTCCGGCGACTGGTACGGCTGCTGGCCGTGCACGAGACCGCCGAGGAGGAGGTCGTCCACCCCTTCGCCCGGCGCGCCGTGCCCGGCGGCGAGGACGTCGTCAAGGACCGGCTCGCGGAGGAGCGGGCCGCCAAGGAGGCGCTGGCCGCGCTGGACGAGATGGACACCGACGACCCGGAGTTCCTGCCCCGGCTGGCGCGGCTGCGCACGGACGTCCAGGAGCACGCGCGGGCCGAGGAGCGCTACGAGTTCACGCACATCCGGCGCAGCACCGACGTCACCAACCTCGCGGCCATGGCCAAGGCCGTCAAGGCCGCCGAGGCCATGGCGCCCACGCATCCGCACCCGGGGGTCGAGTCCGGGGCGAAGAACCTGGCGCTCGGGCCGGTGGCCGCGTTGATGGACCGCACCAAGGACCTGGTGCGCAAGGCCATGGGCAAGGACGGCTGACGGCCGTCCCGCCCGGGTTCGCGAGCCGGGGCCGGTCCCGCGGGGGGCCGGCCCCGGCTGTCGTCACCGCGGCGTCGTCACCGCGGCGTCGTTACTGCGGCGTCGTTACTGCGGCGTCGTTACTGCGTCCGGGGCCCGCCGATCGGGTGAACCCTGGGGTGGGGGAGGCATGAGGGGCCGGAGTGTGCGGTGCCGGGGCCGCTTTCCGGGGGGCGCGGCGGTCCTCGTTGAGTGGCAGGGTGCCGCCCGGCTCGCCAGACTGAAAACGGCGGTTCGTGATCGAAATGGATCCGGACGGCAAGGGCCATCCATACGTCCTCAGGAGATCGAATGGTGGAGCAGTCCTCCGAGGTCCCCATATCCGGGCCGGACGAAACCGCCGTCACTATGAGCGACACCGGCCCGGCCAGAGCGGAGACCGAGAGGAAACTCGCGGCGGCACTGGCCGAACTCGTGGAGGCCGACCACGTTGCGGCCGACAGCCACTTCTTCACCGATCTGGGCGCCAATTCCCTGGTCATGGCCCAGTTCTGCGCCCGGCTGCGGAAAATACCGGACCTGCCCTCCCCCTCCATCCGGGACATCTACCGGCACCCCACGATCCGCGCCCTGGCCGAGGCCCTCGCACCGGCCTCGCCCGACGGCGACACACCGGCGGCCCCCGCGCCCACGGCGGAAACGGCGCCGGCACCGGTTCCGGCGACTCCGGTGAACCCGCTTCACCACCGGTTGTGCGGGGCGTTCCAGCTGCTGGTCTTCCTGGTCTACTCCCTCGTTTACGGATACATAGCCGCCGACGGATACGAGTGGATCTCCGAGGCTTCCGGCCCCGGCAGCGTGTATCTGCGCTCGCTGGTGTTCGGCGGCACCGCGTTCGTCGCGCTGTGCGCCTTTCCGGTCCTCGCGAAATGGATTCTCGTCGGCCGCTGGAAACCGGGCGAGTTTCCCGTCTGGGGGCTGGCGTACGTACGTTTGTGGTTCGTCAAGGTGCTGCTGCACGCGAATCCGATGGTGTTCCTCGTCGGCACCCCGCTGTACGTGCTGTATCTGCGGGCCCTCGGCGCGCGGATCGGAAAAGGCGTCACGATCCTCTCCCGCTCGGTCCCGGTCTGCACCGACCT
This window harbors:
- a CDS encoding alpha/beta fold hydrolase, with amino-acid sequence MPRVHTELSSGPSVVEYLHTGSGEGVVLVHGTGATPDGNFGHLIDELRPRHTVVAPFLSGAGTTTDSGAPLTVDDLARQVIAAADDAGLTEFHLVGHSLGACVAAAVAARSGDRVRSLVLHAGWATSDTRLAAQFALWRRLLAADTELLARLVLLTAFRATAPHFKDAAAFEREVAAFAAMFRPEGTARHLLLDEEVDIARLLPRVTAPSLVVAGTDDTVVPPYHQERMAELIPGARLTHVAAGHAFPFESPESFAGLVTEFIASRRPERTPGPRQPDPALPS
- a CDS encoding streptomycin biosynthesis regulator, producing MRRGLGGRVEEVAVGRLRPAASPRRCLDPGHVETLAALDDPYPPVVVHAATGQVIDGLHRLEAALRRGDRTIAVRYFDGGPDEAYVYAVHANTAHGLPLSLAERRTAALRILRSRPAWSDRRIAAVAGLSARVVAELRATRAPAGDRPAVRVGRDDRARPVDPRRGRELAARLLREQPDASLRTIAGQAGVSPGTVRDVRARLNRGEDPVPARQRGRRPAPVAAPAPLRSAEARKPPDDVPAEKHADFQAALRALRQDPSLRFTEVGRFLLRMLEPQVPLATQQQRILHSVPGHCAPLLSAAARAYADSLRRFADRLESEVAVTGPDEVPRAS
- a CDS encoding IclR family transcriptional regulator, coding for MVETDSTRPHRVQSVARAFALLEAVGAAADGVRLSDAAESVGLSRSTAHNLLATLESLGYVTQRSSAGRYILTERLTELARGSVGSDDALRDMIHPVLDKLASISTETCYLAVPALRDYVYIDTVESSQPLKLAVPVGGHDPFFGTAIGHVLLAFRPATAERLAREQPEEWARWQEHVAAVHELGYAVDMEDYQPGLCCAAVPVRRHGRVVAALGVSGPASRLPQDRLRELAITASHLLRTEGIG
- a CDS encoding YqjF family protein translates to MAAYGAEQRVRLPALCAGWMTQTFVHWAYPVQAVRALVPEPLVVEEYEGSAWVGFTPFVMTDVRPPGVPSALPGLPAFPETNLRTYVRRPGGRDGLWFFSLEVACPVMLGARAIGAPYHPGVLEVARSGETVRYFGRRRPGRASYRLVVRPGAPLERPTERDVWLTSRWRAYTRRLGLLWETPVEHEPWPLAGATVEELEETLTAEAGLPAPAGEPVAHFSDGVRHVRMGVSVPCARTP
- a CDS encoding hemerythrin domain-containing protein translates to MSELHTPQAGADGAKDTDVVALLMRQHGDIRNLFDEVEAATGDERRAAFRRLVRLLAVHETAEEEVVHPFARRAVPGGEDVVKDRLAEERAAKEALAALDEMDTDDPEFLPRLARLRTDVQEHARAEERYEFTHIRRSTDVTNLAAMAKAVKAAEAMAPTHPHPGVESGAKNLALGPVAALMDRTKDLVRKAMGKDG